Sequence from the Erythrolamprus reginae isolate rEryReg1 chromosome 2, rEryReg1.hap1, whole genome shotgun sequence genome:
ATTAATGTCATTGATGATGGTTAAGATTTAACATGAATTCAAATTATGACAATTCAAGGATATGATTAATTCAAATAGTTTGAGTTCTTTTAGAAAGTTTACTATTCCATAATTATAATTCAAAATCCACATATAATGAAAAAAGATAAGCTacaatagatatttatttatttatttattatttatttatttatttatttattagatttgtataccgcccctttccgtggactcggagcggctcacaacacaataaaacaattcataacaaatctaataatatacaatttaaaatttaaaatagttaaaaaaacccatttttaagcagacataacaCATTACTTCAAAGTATGTGATTTTATACCGCATGTAAAGTGTACAAAATAGATATCAACATAAAGAACCTTAATGTTGTTTTGGCATCAGATGTTCTTTTGTGTTCAAGACAGGTCTCAGGataataatgtagcacttggggataaaGATGCAGCCCAGTAAACCCAGGCCAGAGGCCAGAATGGAGAAGATCTGCACGGCTACCATATATTTCCCCTTGGTACTCAGGTATGAGGGAACAAAGGAGATCCAAACACTACAAAAaaccaacatgctgaaggtgatcagtttggcttcattAAAGGCCCCTGGCAGATTTCGAGCCACAAATGCTACCAAGAAACAGATGGCAGCCAAAAAACCCATGTAGCCAAGAGCAGAGTAGAACatggtgacagagccttcattgcactgCAGCAGGATATGTTCTGGTTGGGAATGAAAGTCAGAATCTGGGAATGGGGGAAAGATTCCCAGCCATATCATGCAGATGCCTACTTGAATACCAGAGCAAGATAAAACAATAGAGTTGGCTAGACTTTTCCCCAGCCATTTCCTCATGCTGCTACCTGGTTTTGTGGCCATAAAGGCCACCACCACCATTACTGTCTTAGCCAGCAAGGAAGACACAGCAACTGAGAAAACAATACTGAAAATGGTTTGTCGAAGGAGACAGGTCATTTTCACAGGGTGACCGATGAATAGAAGGGAGgtcaagaaagaaaacaggagtgaaaccaggaggatgtaggtgagttcacagttgttggctttgactatgGGAGTGTCTTGATATTTCATGAAGATTCCCAGAATAAAAACAGTGGTTAGGGACAAAGCAATGGCAAAGAAAGCCAGGATGAGTCCCAACAATTCTTCATAGGATAAGTACCGTATATTTTTGGAGACACAATGATCTCGCTTCTTATTGGAATATTGATGATTGGGACACTTTTCGCAATGGACAGCATCTGGAAAAAATGGTTAGCATGTATCTGTTTCTGCAGCTGTTAGAGCATAAAAACAGCATCAGAAATCAATTTCTTCACTttcaagaaataatataatatttctttccagggATATCCATATGACACGGCATTAGTTAAAACAATCAACACTCTTTTAAAGGCTGAAGATGAATGTGATTATCAGCTCTCAAAACTTGTTCTCTTTCCCAAAATCAAGCAAGAAAGTAACAACTCAATATAAAGCAGCAacctttaattatttattttaaagttcaCATCACCATACAAAATTTGATGATAGTGTACAATTTTTGAAAAATTTAAGGATGCCTCCCAGAAATGTCATATTTTTATTCCTTCTTGatcaaatacccccccccccaaaaaaaagataataaacaTTGTATCCTGATTTTGTGTTGTTTTTGGAGCCACCTACTCTACCTTCCTGTTTAGAAAATGTTCCTTCCACACACAGAgaacagtcatagcagcaaactgggGCTCCCTCTCTCACAAGCTTGACATAACCTGCGGAGCAACTTTCTGTACATCTTGAATAAGGCACCATCTAAGTATAAACATAAAGATTAACAGGGCAAGATATTAATAAGAAGGATTTAATGAAATCAACTTGCATCCAGAAGCTCAAGAACACATTGAGAAAAATGAGTCAAGTAGTAGTGGCATGAACTTTATTTACTCTGCTTTCAAGGAACGAATGAAAGATCATTCCCTGTCTCTATCAATCTCCATTGTAGATCCCAAAACAGATTCATTGCCTTATTTTCTTTTCCAAAGAAAAGTGGTTTCATTGTTCCTCCTTAGGGCATATATGAGAATACTATaacttatatattttttctccttctttgctTTCTGAGGAAACCTCCAACATCTTGCTTTCTTTAgagtccctttctttctctcctatgATCATTGTATCATCATATGCAAATTACTTTTTTAGCTACACTCATTTCTCTTCCCACATTCTTGGTGATATTTTTCTCTTAAAAAGTGGGCAAAACACTTCATATTCTGGATAttcttccaaaggtgctttttcaaaagacaactgatcTTTGTTTTCCCTTGAAGTTGTTTTGCTTCTTCAGTACTGACTGAATGGCAAAGTGTGGAAAGATTTATATTGCTTGAAGTTATCTCGTCATTAGCAGTCTTTCTGAAAGTTGTTGAGGTCACTTGGAATTTATCTGTGCCCTCAGAGTCACCTAAATAGTGCAAATGAATTTGAGACCTTCTTGCAATTTCTAAATCAATATCATATTTACAATACAGTCCTGTTTTGCAGTTCCAAATCTTTCCATCCTCCACAATtcagtcagaattgaagaagcttcttggatgagaaatgaaatatcttcaagggTAAACAAAGTCCAAGTACTTTAGAAAAAACACTTTTGACACAACCatcacctggatgattgagaatctccataaacattctGGATTTTCTCTTACTGAAAACCAGATCATTTGATTAACTATTAATTATGGCAATATATTCCAAtttaaccctggtattctccttgggtctaaaaggaccagaaatgaagtttgagaacctgtaaaaaaaattccctgcatgtctgaaacttgaaattccatgactttttctcatttgaggagttctttctaagggtggtggggtttcttttggcgggtgtgtgtgtatagcttttgctgggcaaaaaaagttaccaatattaccctccgggtccttttagagccagagtataaaagggttggttgtagctactggaatggtctttttgaatacctttttcaCTAgtgtactaatttgaacatttctgaacacaatgatatgaaaattgaaatgaaaaaattaatgcttatttgtttattttgctcagaaaagcccacacaaaatggcctccccccccccacgtcagtgtgcacttttttcaatttatagatagaatagcctgccaGATCAGAATTTTtggaccatctttggcattggcatactaatctgaacatttctgaacataaggaaatttttttaaaaatgttttgaacaTTTGGAGTCctccgggtcatatgtgacccggaGTAAAgcaaggttggttctagctactggaatggtttttttgaaAAGCCTGCCCActagctgtgtgcaattatttcaatttatagatagattagcctgcaaaatcaatttttttcattgcatttttcatttgtttgtgatcagggatgttcaaattagggtactagtgaaaaaagtattcaaacaaaacaattccagtagctagaaccaaccttttaatACTTCGGGTCTAAAAGAACCCGGAGGAGCACAAGTGTACAATCTTTGCGaacatcattttttctcatttcaattttcatttcattatgtttagaatgttcaaattagtatgccaatgcctaAGATGGTCTAAAAATTCTGATTTGCAGGTTAAttaagataaaaatgaacaaaattgcacaaaaatggaggggtgagcatttatgagcaaaataaacaaataagcattaatttttttacttcaattttcatatcattgtgtccagaaatgttcaaattagttttcCAATGCCAAATATGGTCAAAAAAGTGAGATTTTGCTGCCTACTcgagatgaaaatgaacaaaatttcacaaaaatgggtgtgTATGTCAgggtttgatgagcaaaataaacaaatatgcattaattttttcacttcaattttcctttcattgCAAATCCCACAATACAAGGCAGCGGGTTTCAGTGTGTGATATATTATTATAAAACCTCTACGGTAAAATGATATCTCATTGATTAATGAGGTCTTAATTGTTTAATTTGGAAATTATCTCAATTTGCCTCCaaaagaattatttattattgtccGTCAGGAGACGGGTGGCTgataaatttgaaatataaaataaagaaagacatTTCTGAGCAGCAAAATTCCACATATGGAGACAAATAGAAAAGCAAATTCCAAGCAGTCTCAAGTACATTCTTAAATAAAGTTGGCCATTGGATGGCACTTTGATTGACAAAAATCTTGACTTCTGAGGAGCCTTGTCTTTCTACACTCCCAATTTTCACCCCCGCATATGATTTGTTGCAAACTGTTGTCCAATGCATGATATCAAAGTCAGCAACAGGAACTGCATTTTCATCAAAAGAAATCCCATCTCTTGACATATTGTGATGTCGGAGGTTTTTCAGGAACTTATGAAGCTGcataaaaaacatagaaaaaacATAATTTGAACCTTTGTTCAAGGTTTTTCTTGCTATTATTCTGGATTGGAGGTACTCTAAATAATTCAACCTCTTCAAATCACCACCAGATTGATTCAGCATTTCATGGGAAGCAGCTTTTAGTCTTTCTCCTGGAATTTACTACTCTTTTTCATATCTTTATCTTACATTCTTGAAGACATGgaatagataaaatacagacagtatacaaatctaataaataataataacaccatCAGATCAAGGGGAGAATCAATGCAACCTCAAACAATACAGCTTACCTGCCATGGCCGTACAATCTGGGCTGGTTGATGGTCTCCAATCTGAATTTCCTGCTTACTCCGTTGGGAGGAAGAGGCAGCACTGAGGACCCAGGccacaatttgaattatttggaaaatactggaggaatcctgagagagGATTCTTGCAATCACATCATGGGGTGGAAATTCCCAGTTCTCTTTTTCCctgcattttttccaaactttcttaGATAACACAGGACTTGAATAAGAACATTGGAATGCTTCCTTTCCATACAATAGGATCATAGATACATAAGAATTAAAGTCATAATACTGAGTCCTTCTCTTTGTCTGGATCAGGAAGGAAAACAAAGCATATTTATTTTGGAGATCAACCAACTGGTTAAAAATGCTTATACTTAAAGCTGTCAAAGTTGTTGCAATCCACACTCTTCCCACAATGGGTTTATTAGTCATATCAAACATTTGTATTATTACTGCTAATATTCCTAAGGCGTGAGAATCTAGTTGACAtactataatttttatttgactCTTGATAAGAGAAAtgaacatttctcttttttcttgcatGAGAGTTTCTCCAGCATTTGACTTTATATTTGCTTCTGGAAAAGTTCCTGAGAGGACAATGCAAATCCCATTTTTAAGGGCAAGAACTTCCAAGCACCTTTTGaatttttctcctctttcattGTCCTGAGAAAGGAGGCCGATCCACGTCCATTGGAAGTGCAGGAGCAGCTTGATAATTGCTGAGTAAGAAGGTTCTTGGTTTGGAGTCATCTGATATGAAAAAGGGAAATGATGATTT
This genomic interval carries:
- the LOC139159343 gene encoding vomeronasal type-2 receptor 26-like; the protein is MVYPMSPIISASMQQDQNIPTLYHPRDGLPHSSCPQATSMLMKCPLKVIIEEKEWFHYYKPGDYWITGIMSRHGSVLYQFSFSKPPTHDLKSKITFNHTLPFLLAVREVNQNSGLLPNITLGYSIYENFFSARMTYEAMLDMLSTGEENVPNYSCGRQKNLLVILEEMDSELFDHISNVLSIYKIAQVSILDLSIWYNLEICRNSTYGHHQMSHGEIGLTMCSTAKDGEALYIQKHRGKQLDPIDRIPEELWMEVHNIVQEEETKIIPKKKKCKKAKWLSEEALQIAVKRREINYSVINQMAEQNHHFPFSYQMTPNQEPSYSAIIKLLLHFQWTWIGLLSQDNERGEKFKRCLEVLALKNGICIVLSGTFPEANIKSNAGETLMQEKREMFISLIKSQIKIIVCQLDSHALGILAVIIQMFDMTNKPIVGRVWIATTLTALSISIFNQLVDLQNKYALFSFLIQTKRRTQYYDFNSYVSMILLYGKEAFQCSYSSPVLSKKVWKKCREKENWEFPPHDVIARILSQDSSSIFQIIQIVAWVLSAASSSQRSKQEIQIGDHQPAQIVRPWQLHKFLKNLRHHNMSRDGISFDENAVPVADFDIMHWTTVCNKSYAGVKIGSVERQGSSEVKIFVNQSAIQWPTLFKNMVPYSRCTESCSAGYVKLVREGAPVCCYDCSLCVEGTFSKQEDAVHCEKCPNHQYSNKKRDHCVSKNIRYLSYEELLGLILAFFAIALSLTTVFILGIFMKYQDTPIVKANNCELTYILLVSLLFSFLTSLLFIGHPVKMTCLLRQTIFSIVFSVAVSSLLAKTVMVVVAFMATKPGSSMRKWLGKSLANSIVLSCSGIQVGICMIWLGIFPPFPDSDFHSQPEHILLQCNEGSVTMFYSALGYMGFLAAICFLVAFVARNLPGAFNEAKLITFSMLVFCSVWISFVPSYLSTKGKYMVAVQIFSILASGLGLLGCIFIPKCYIIILRPVLNTKEHLMPKQH